The nucleotide window CGATCAGAGAGGCGATTCCCTAGCCAGTTTGATCAACAAGTTACCCTTTTTCGGTGACAAAAGACGAACTGCTTGACTAAACTCATGATAGCTCTTCTCCGCAACTATCAGATTTTATCGCTTTGTTTGCAAGGCTTCTTCAATGGATCCATACACTTCCCCAACCCTTGAACCGAAACCAGACGACAACCAATTAACCCAAGAAGAGAAAGAAAAGCTAAACGGTTTAAGCGGTTGGTTGGTACTGGTGGGAATAGGGGTTGTTATTGGTCCGCTACGCATCGGTGCGATGATGCTGATGACCTACCCGCCAATATTCCAAACGGATACTTGGGCATTACTCACCACGCCAGGGAGCGAGCATTACAAAGCGCTGTGGGCCCCGATCATTATTGCCGAGATTGCCATCAATGGCCTGCAACTTTTGGCATGCCTCTATATGATTTATCTTTTTTTCGCCAAGAAAGCCGCGTTTCCCAAATGGTACATTGGGCTCTCATTGTTTGTGACCGCGTTCATCGTTATCGATGCCTTCGCGGTTAAGATGGTACTGCCAGAGGCGCCGATATTTGATCAGGATACTCTCAGAGAACTAGTTCGGAGCGTTGTTGGGTGTGCTATTTGGGTTCCATACATGCTTGTTTCCAAGCGTGTTAAGGCTACCTTCACGAACTAATCGCTGGTCTTCAAAGCGCTTGAGGTAGGTTTCGGTCCATTTGGTCCGAATTAGAGAAACGGTCGTGCCAGGCTTGCACTTCGTTGCGAACCTCTTGCATGGCCGCTTCCGGCGTCTCGGCAGTCGCTTCAAAGCGGCGCGAGTACTCGGCCAAACCAATCTTGATGGTCACTGTGCAATGAAAACGGTAGACCCGTGGCGAATTGCCCCAAGATTCCAGACGAATATAAGTGGCGCCGAGTCGGTCTAGTTCCACTTGAATGTCGGTTGTATTTTCGTTGATGATTCCGCTCGAAGGCACCTGCGGAACCGTCAAGCGATCGCTCGGCAGCGGCAAGTCGTCAATCGGGTCGTTTTGCGGCGGAACGAACTGGGGAGGTTCACTCGTTTGCCTGACAATCTGAGAGGGCATCTCCCAGTTGGTCGGTTGAACCGGACCATGTTCGGATGCCGCTCGATGAAGCTCGGAGGAATCGTATTCAGCAAAATGGGCCGTAGGAGAAACGGCGACTTTTTCATGTACGGTTGGGGGAGTCGTGGCGAGCACCGGAAACGATGCTAGCTTGTCCGAAGTTCGCACAGGCGGAATCGGAGGAGACGCCGTCTCGGTCTTGCTTTCCGGCAGAAAACCTTTGAGGGCTCCATGAACGCCCTCAGGCATGATCGCCACAATGGGCAGCCCGATTAAGAACAGCAATACGATTAGCGAACGGATCGTTGTTAATTCCGAGTTCACTTGGCACTTCTTTCACGTAGGTCCATCTACAGAAGCTGTCCATCGTAGATCACAACGTCTCGGAGGCAAATAGTAATTTGTAGCCAAACTAGAAGCGAAAAACGCTTTGGGCGGAAATTACCGTAGAAGAGGCAAACCAGGTAAGAACGTCCAGCCCCATGGCCACTTACTGTCGGCCCAACAAAAAAACCGACCGCCTGACGAATCAAGCGGCCGGTTTCCGGAAATATCGCTACTAAGACCACTACTTTTCAATAGGCACAGCAGTCCGCAGCGGGTGAACTTAGTTGTTGTCGCCGTCGCGAGGTCCACGAGGACCACCTTCACCATCGCGAGGACCACGACGTGGGCCCCTTTCGCCGTCGCGAGGACCGCGAGCCCCTTCAGGGCGATCGCCACCGCGACCACCAAAACCGGGGCGTTGTTGGCCCATTTCCTTCAGCTTCGCTTTTTGTTCTTCGGTCAAGATAGAAGCAAGCTTTTTCTCGACTTCTTCTTGCAGGGCGCGGACGTCACGGCGTTGTTCTTCGCTCAAGCCAAGGCGTTCCATCAAGAAGGGAGGCATCACCATCCCAGGCTGGAACCCCATTCCGGCTCCTGGCCCCATTCCGCGACCCCCTTGTCCGCCTTCACCACGGCCGGGACCACCCTGACCAGGTCCACGGCTGAACGATGCAGTGAGTTCTTCCTTGGTTAGGAAGCCATCTTTGTCGGTATCGACTCGCTCGAACATGGCGGCCATGCGGCTTTCGCCCAGTTCTTCCTTCGAGAGCTTGCCGTCGCCGTCTTTATCCCTTTGCATAACGCGTTGGAGAATTTGTTCAGGATCGAATTGACCGCCACCACGGGGGCCACCTTCACGCGGGCCTCGAGGACCCCGTTCACCATCTTGGGCATTGACCGATGCCGCCGTCGCACCTACCAACAACACCGAGAAAATAGCCAGTGATTGTTTCCAATAAGTCTTCATCATTTATTCACTCTATGATTTGCATTAACAGGGAGAAATGGCTGCTGCGTAGCAAAGGGCACGCTTGTAAGCCGAAATTAGTAAGGACACAAACCGTTCGCGTTTCCATGGATTATCGCAGCGAAATTCAGCTTGTTTTTGCCAGGGAAATCATCCCTTGTCTTCAGTGATAAACCAACCAAAACAAGGAAAGTTACGGTCGGTTCTTAATTTTGTTTTCAGAAGCCAACTAGCGAGACTACTCGAAACCGGCAGGGGTTAACGGCAGCACTAAGTGGGCCAGCCCAGGGTGCCAAGCACTTTCCGGATCAGAAAGAAGGAGGGCACCTTGCTATTGGATTAAACCACTAGCCCCGGCAAGAGTTCCGAATTATTACTAGAGAAACCGTTTTCGTCCGTTGAACTTCACGGCGATTTGGTCTCGCAGAAGAAAAGCAAACAGGTGGCAGATCGCGCAAAAAAAGGACGCTCAATGGTTTGAGCGTCCTTTCTTCTCTGCTGTGGAGGGAACTTACAGCAATGACTATTGTTGGCTGAACGTCTGGCCTCGCAGGGTGTCGCCGTCCTGGAAGTCGCCTGGTTCGTCCAAGCCGCCGGTAAGCAGCAGACCATCAATTTGGGCATGGGCTTTGGCCAATTCACCCAACGATTCGATGTATTGCAAATTCGTATCGAAGTAAGTTCGTCGCACAATCAACACTTGGATGAAGGAGAACTCACCCGCCTCGTAAGCCTGTTCGGCCAAGTCAAGCGTTCGCTTCGCTTTGGGAAGAATCTGTTCTTCGTATCGCTTCACAGCAACCATCGCTGAATCATACTGTCGCGAGACTTCCGCCAAGCGAGCTTTCAACGACATCTCGACACGCTTGACCGAGTGCGTTGCACGAGCATACTCGCGATAGGCGGCCGAGATGTTGCCACGGTTGGCGTTGAAGACCGGAATCGGAGCACCGACTTGCACGTTGATCATGCCACTGCCGGTACCGTTATCGTGACCTGCTTGAAGCTGAGCGGTCAGGTTCGGGATGGCCTGGACCTCTTGCCGTGACAAGTTGGCTCGGGTCTTAGAGACGCGGCTGTAAGCAGAGCGAAGCTCGGGACTGTTGGCCAACAGGTTGTGGTAGACATCATCCCAATTCAAATCGCCTGTGGCAGGATTCAAACTACCGACTAATTGCGACTTCGACATTTCCGGCACGCCTGCGATGGCGGCCATCGCTTGCCAAGCGGCATCCCACTTGAATTGAGCCTGTTGTCGCATGACTTCGACTTCGTTCAATTGGATTTCGGCTTGCAGCTGATCGGATTGAGCGGTTTCCATTGCCTTGAAGCGTTTCTCGGCTAGTTCCGCCCCCTTGGCGGCAACCTGTTGGAAGTTGTCGATCACTTCCATCCGCCGCTGAGCAACCAAAGCATCCAAGAATGCCATCCGCACATCGGTCAGCACGCGGAAACGTTGGGATTCAACATCCCATCGCTGCGCTTGGACCGCGTGGCCCAATACGTTCTCGTTGAGCTGTAGCTTATGAGCGGTGACAAATTCCTGCTCGACAAAAACCAAGTGTTGGTCCGTGTTTTGGTCGGCCAATTGGCTACCGGTATAGCCAACGTTCGGGTTCGCGTAGCGTCCGACTTGGTATTGATAGTCCTGCGCCGCGAAGGCTGTCGCCGAGCTTTGACGAATCGTGGGATTGTTCGCTAAAGCCAAATCTTGAATTTGCTGTAGCGAAAGACCACCAATCATCCCATTGTCTACTGCCACAGGGGCTGGAGCCTGAGCAACCGAAAAAGTTGGTTGCTCGAAAGCATGAACCGCCGGCGGCAGGATGGTGGTAGGCTCTAACACCGGCGGCTGAATCTCTGACGATTGTTGGTGCGAAGCCAACTGCACCGGCGGTTGTGAATTAGGAATCGGTGCCGGCGAAGGATCGAATGCCGCAGTTTCCGAAATATCGGCCGGCAAAATCGTCTCTTGATAAGGCTGATCTAACTTGGCGGAAGACGTGGCACAGCCGACGACGCTCGACAATCCCAGCACAAACCACCAACTACCGCGACCTGAAGTCGTTACTGCCATTCCCATCCTCGCTACCGCCAGTATCAGCACTGACCTGGCTACCCTGAAAATCACTACAAGACCTGCTATAGTTCTCGGCGGAATATTCAGTACGAAATAATAGAAAAGCAGGGTGATAGCAGGCTACTTAATCACTTCGAAGTCAATCTGTACTAGCCCTTGGCTAAAATCGCGCGAATGTTTAACGGTTAACCGGATATCGCGGCCAATATGCCTTGCCAGTGGAATTCCTTCGCCCAGCAAAATCGGTTGGACAAACACCTTTAGCTCATCGATGGCACCCGCCTCGAGAAACGCTGCGGCCAGTTGTCCGCCACCTACGAGCCAGATATCTTGCCCCGGCTGACTTCGCAGCCAGCCAACAAACTCGGAGACCGGTTGCCGCACAATCTCGGCATGCTGGCACTCGAACAGTTTTCGAGAGAAGACGTAGTTCTTTTGGTTGGCGTAAGGATAAGGCCTTAAGCTCAAGACGTGCTCGTACGTATGACGTCCTTGAATAACGGTGTCGATCGAGTTCAAGAACTGCGCGAAACCAAAGTCCTCGTTACCTTCCGCTTGAATCAACCAATCGATGGCACCATTAGGCCGAGCGATAAATCCATCGAGGCTGGCCGTCACGAAGTAAACAATCTTTCTCACAGAATCGTATCTCCTACAACGCTGTTTCCTACAGACGCTTGCAGAACCCAAGCTGGCCAAAGCGGGCTCTCAGAAATTGCTTGCGGCAAATCCATGAGCGTTGAGTACGCAGACGAACGGAAACAGTTCAGCAAGCGCTAATCGATCGGATCAACTGGTGCCTTTTCACCAAAGTCTGGCAGGGTTGGCTTGAGCATGTTCTGCCCCTGAGGATCAAACTTCCAAATGAATCTGCCGTTGGCGTCATCTTTGTCAAAGATTTCTAAGTCCTGCAAATAGTCGACCAACCTAAAAAAAGAATCTCCTAAATAGATCCCCATCTGATCATCTAAACGATGGTGCCTGCGGAGAAAGATCAAAACCCCGACCGTTTCGTCCGAGTTCTTCTTACCAAAGGAAATCAGATCGATGCCGGCCTGCATCTGGACATCACTTAGCATTCGCAGGCACTCGTCATCGTCGGGATAGCGATCATGCTTCTGCTGAAAGGTTGCCACTTGCCGGGCTAACTTCACCATTTCGTAACGCTGGAAGTGACTGGCCGAGAAGTTGGTTTGAAAAACCATCTTTCCCGTAAAATCAGTCACGTCTAACCATAGATAGTCGTTATAGAAACCAGGAAAAGATATCGAGCCAAAAGGAGTGTAAGTCTGTGCCTCGTCGACATAATATTGATCGAGTTCCTGCTCCATCTTTTCAATGATGAGAGGAAGGTTTTCTGCATATAGTATTCGCTCGATAGCGGCCATTCGCCAATATGAAAAAGTAGGATTATTCACCACCGGTGCGGCCAGTAAGTTATCGATCCAATCGACTACCGATTCGTCCATCTCACGTTTTAAAGCTCGGCGGATACTCAGCCGCAAACCTGGAATCGGTTGCAGCATTTCGTCATAAATATCAGCCGGCACTGGCGAGGACTTTCCCAACACTGCCTGAAAAATAAGATAACGATAAAACTCGAACCACTGATAGGATTGGCAATCGTCAATTTGCTCGTCCAGCAATTGGGTTCCCATCGTGCGGAGCAGTTGCAAGTCAAGCAGGACGGCATCTAGGTCGTTGTCGTACAGATGAACCAGGGCATCGTAAGCCAGCAAGCGAGCTACCAGCGGATGCCAATCCTGAAATTGCTCGTCCGATTCGAGCACAAGCATTGGTAGTTGTTGCAGCGGTTCGTGGTAATGATCGACCAGCGGACGCAACTCGTTGATCTGTTTCGAACCTGGCACGAAGGCCCGCAGTAGCTTGGTATCGGGCAGCAAAAAACCTTCGGGGAATTTCGTTTTCATCGGTTGAAAATCGGTAACGTTCCCTCGCCAAACAGGCCGAGACTCTTGCATTAAGCTAAGCAATAAATCGTCGTGCGCCGCAGCCGCTTCCTTGTTTTGCTGGGGAGCTAACTTTTCTTGTGTGGCTAACTGCTCAGCATACTTTTCGCGAAGTCCCTTTAACTTCGAGCTTGCGTGCCAATCGGCTAAGACAAACACCCCCCACGCCAGCAGCACTGCCAATCCACCAGCGACAAACGTGCGAATCAACGGCCAAGTGCGAGCCCAGCGTTCTTTTTTCTCTTCAGCATTGCGCCGTGGCCACAAACCAACGAACGTTCCCAAGGCCATTCCCAGCAGAAAACCAATCCCCGAGGCCAAATAGTCGTTTTCGGATTGAGACAACTCTACTTCGTTCAGCCCTATTTGCGACATGGAAACCTTGCCTGTCCAGATTCCGAAAACCAACAGACCAAGCAAGCCAACAATAGGCAGCCAACCGAACGTCGCCAAAAGAAATCCGCCCACCAGATTCCAGCGAAACTTCAAAAACAGAATCGCTAGGGCAAAGCCAACCAAACTCCAAGCCAGCAGAAAACTAATCAACAGAATGATGTAAACGGTCATGGGTTGGTAGGGGACTCGTGATAACGAAAGTTGTCTACGAAGTTAAAGGATCGTTTTAGCGAGCCCACTTCGACAGTTGCAGTGCGGCCAAGTCGCTTTGTCCAAAGATTATTGCTGCTTGCTCTGCCGTACGTTTCGCAGCACAATTTGGTCACACTTGTTCGATTCGTCAGAACCGTGCTCAATCGATCTTACTGCAATTCATATTCGCTACCTCAGGTTTAAGTTGAAAAACAACGCTGAAAACGCCGAGCGAGAAATTATCGTGTTTTTTTCGCCCATTTCACCGCGATATCATGCCACTGAACAGCCAAGGGCTTTGCGGAAACTGGGCCCATTGATTACGACAGAATAGGAGGGCTTTTGACATCGCATCTTTTTTTGGGGCAGCAAGAGACACGATGAACGGAATACATGCAGGCAGCTATCGCAGTGCGTTAACGACCGCCCAAGAGGAATTTGAGTTGGATATGTCGCGTCTCAAAAAGGCGTTAGCCGATGCGACTTGCTTCGAAGAAGAAGAGGCGATCGTTCTGCAAATGCGTGAGCGTGAAGCAAAACATCGTGACTTGGTCGCCTCGTTACAGCGTTCTCTCTTTTAACGGCTATCTGAACCAAACGCGCCACGCCCAATAACTGGTTATTCCCAGTGACACACACGAATAAGCTAGACAAAAGCCGCCAAATAGAACCGTTAATAGCATCGAATCACCTTATTGCATGATGGGAACTCGCCAGCGATTGCCAATCTCGCTCTACCCATCGAGACATCCCTGATGCAGCTAGGTGATTTGAAATAACCGCGAACCAGGGCTGTATCCGTCACTTCTTGACAATCTGAGCCCAATTCCCCGCATTATGAGGGGAAAATACCTCGCGGAGCGGCGAGAATTAATACGGCTGCGGAATGTCTGCGAGGCCCCTTTGCCCCCAGAATAAAATGTCTTGCTGCCGGGAATCGATCACGGGAGGTTTTCCAGATTATCGAGAAGGCAAATCTAGCTAGCAGCCCCAGGGCATAACCGGCATATTCTTTCCAATCGACCGCTGGGGCCTTAGTTTGGTCGAAAGTGATGCCACTGGGTAGCGATTTAGGCCTTGGCAACCCCAGCAAATTCCAACCATCGTACATCCCGGGCTCGCTAGGCAATGTTACAATTGAGTCATAGTCAGGTCGAATCGATTCCATGGGAGGTGGCAATCGGTCTCGTCTCAACAACGGAGCCGATCTGAGAAAATCAAACGGCTATTAGGCTGCTTTCAGACACCCCGAGGAAGGAAACAGATACATGATTCGCAGCGCACTACTGGCTCTCGACAATTCCCCGTCCAGCAAGATCGCGTTGGACATGGCGATTTCGTTGTGCCAACGTTACGTTGAAAAGAACAATGGTCGAACCGACACCATCCATCTGTCTGGTGTTGCCGTGGTTGATCTTCCCGGCATCAAGGCGCCCACAAGCGTTCCGATTGGGGCAGGGGCCTACAAAAAGCAGCGTGACGAAACGTTGCTCAAAGAAGCCCAAGAGCGGATGGAACAAATCCTGCAAGAGTTTGAACAGCGCTGCCAGGCCGATAACATTCCTTACTCTTGTATTCCCAGCGAAGGCTTGCCCTACGAACAAATCGAACGGCATGCCCTAAGCCACGACGTCATTTTGATTGGTAAAGAGACCAACTTTCACTTTGAAACAAGCGAGTATGTTGGCGCTACTGTGCGAAAGCTGTTGGTCGACAATGCCCGTCCAGTGATCGTTTACCCTGATCAACTGCCTGACAATCATCGGGTGATGATCGCGTACGATGGTAGTAACCCGGCAGCGCATGCTTTGCAGCTTTGGACGCTGTTAGAAATCTACGGTCCACAAACCGAGATTCACTTGGTAAGCATCAGTGGGGAAGAGACCAAAGCCCACGAACGTTTGGAAGAAGCGGCTAAATTCCTGGAGTTCCACGGCCTCACCGCTACCAAACATGCCATTCTTAAAACCAAAAGCGTTGTCGAATTGCTTGCCGAAAAGGTCGCGGAACTAAGCCCTCGCATGGTCATTCTAGGCGCTTACGGTCGCGGTGGCTTCAAAGAAACCTTCTTCGGATCGTCGACGAACAAGATGCTGGAAACTGCCAACTGCCCCTTATTCTTGTACAAATAAGCCGCTGCTTTCCATTGCCAAGTGCTTGATCAATTACTTCTTAACGCCGTGTTTTGAGACACGGCGTTTTTTTATTCCCCCTCGTTTGCTTGCACTATCAGACACGAATTGTAGGGTAACAGGGCAAGCATCAATTAATCGGGAGAATGCATCATGTCTCGAAAATCACGGCAGCCTGTTCGCCGCGGGCAAGCGCTCAAAGGGCCCCTCCTCATGTTTAGCGGCCTTAGCGATATGGTGATGGCGGGCATCCTTTGGTTCATGCTGGGACAAGGCGATGTGATTTTCACACTTGTTTTCGGTGTCATGGCCTTAGCAGGTTTGGGACTTATCGGCTTTGGCCTGATCACTACCCTAAGAAACGTTTGATCAAGCGAAGGGTAGCGAACTCTCGCCCTCTCTATTACTCGCTCTTCTCCCGCGAGCCCTTTGCCTCCTAATCTTCTCCTGCTGTAAAAGAAATGCGCTTTTCGCGCAAAATCCCCCATAAAGAATGAACGCACTCAGTCCTTTAGAACTGCAAAATTGGTTAACGACCAAACTTTCCTGAACGCATTTCAGCAGCCGTATCTCTAAATTACAGCTGATTTTACGTGATTCTCAGAGAAACCCCTCCTTTGGATAAGCAATTAAAGCTAAATAAACAATTCCGGCAATTTACGTTAAATGGGTCATATAAACTGTTTTAAATGGATTTACGAGTAGTTACTTTTAGGTAGAAACAAATCCCTCCTTTACCCGATTTTCGAGAGGCCAGCTTTAATGAAACTGTTACCCAAAACACTACTTGCTCTACTACTTCTGGGCTGTCTGGGGAGCGTCAGCCAGGCAGACATGCTTTCGTCGAATGTCTTCTTCGGAAGTGGAAACTCCAACCAATACTTTACCGTTTCGCAAGCGGGCGGCGTCGAAATCGGGATGCGAGCCAAGCTTCGCTATGATCCTAACGATGGAAATCAGCCTAAAAACTTTGACCAAAGTAGTGATCTAGGTTATGCCATTGAAGAAGGCTCTTACTACTTCTCGACCCCCAATTACGGAACTGATCGAGCAATCTGGAATCTCGACTGGTCAGTCAATAGCGACTTCAACCAAGGTACGCCAGCTAGCACAACCAATAAGCTATCAGCGTTTACTTACAACATTAATTTTGACTTCGATCCAGCAGGGGCGGGGAGCAACTCTTCGACTAACTACAATCCGGTAAATGAACTTTACAACGACAACTCTTACGGAAATAAGACAACTACTTCAGCGAACGATGTCACACCTGGTCCGCTAGTCTTTGGTTTTATTCCAACTGCTCCCTTTGCATCGGATCTGAATGATGACTATACAATCACGCAAAACTCGACGAACGTAGGCTTTTCTGGTTTGCTGCCAGGGACAGTTACGCAAAATGGTATCTACACGATCACCTTTAGCGTTCTTGATGGCTTGATCCCCATCGCGACAAATCAAATCAAGGTTTACGCCGGCGTGAACCCGCCAGCTGCAGTGCCTGAACCTGCTTCCATGGCCCTCTTCGGCATGGGTGTAGTTGGCCTGATTGGTGGTGGTGCGGCTCGTAAGCGTTTGAAGCAAAAACGGGAAGCCGCTAATAGCAACGAAGGCTAAGCCAGCCTAACGGGCTAGGCTAATGAACGATCTGATACGACGGCCTGCTCCCCAGTAAAAGGGTGCAGGCCGTTTTCGTAGGATGATTGCTTCTCGCCAGGGGCGTTTCGACACACTAAACTGAAGTGGTTGAAACAACTTCTATTTTTCCTTCCTGTCTTAAGTTTTACTGACCCAGTGAGCATCACTTCAGCGAAAACGATAAGCATTGATAGCCGTAAGCGAATGACCTCGCGTTTGTTGGCGTTCGCGCTAATCGGCCTCGTTGCTTTGGTGATTGGGGCAGGCGTCGTCATGAGCACGTCGACCCATTCTGGCGAACAGTTCGCCGTCGATGGCTTTCAAACCCGCAGCTTCTCGTATTACGAAGTTTTCGGCATTCGTCTCTCAGCCACCACCTATTTCGATCGGACCGGCAATTTCGAGGAAACGCTCGCCAAGAAGAAATGGATCACGGCAACGGGTAACAAACCCACCGACGACCAATGGATCACCGTCGAGCACGTTACCGGCGGTCGCGCTTATACCAGTGACGCTCAGATCTTGCTCGATTACCTGGCAATGACTGCCACCGAAGGGGCGATTGATCTGCATACTTGGTCGATAAACAACCCTGGCTATGCGGCGATTATGTGGCCA belongs to Bremerella cremea and includes:
- a CDS encoding universal stress protein produces the protein MIRSALLALDNSPSSKIALDMAISLCQRYVEKNNGRTDTIHLSGVAVVDLPGIKAPTSVPIGAGAYKKQRDETLLKEAQERMEQILQEFEQRCQADNIPYSCIPSEGLPYEQIERHALSHDVILIGKETNFHFETSEYVGATVRKLLVDNARPVIVYPDQLPDNHRVMIAYDGSNPAAHALQLWTLLEIYGPQTEIHLVSISGEETKAHERLEEAAKFLEFHGLTATKHAILKTKSVVELLAEKVAELSPRMVILGAYGRGGFKETFFGSSTNKMLETANCPLFLYK
- a CDS encoding EF-hand domain-containing protein, giving the protein MMKTYWKQSLAIFSVLLVGATAASVNAQDGERGPRGPREGGPRGGGQFDPEQILQRVMQRDKDGDGKLSKEELGESRMAAMFERVDTDKDGFLTKEELTASFSRGPGQGGPGRGEGGQGGRGMGPGAGMGFQPGMVMPPFLMERLGLSEEQRRDVRALQEEVEKKLASILTEEQKAKLKEMGQQRPGFGGRGGDRPEGARGPRDGERGPRRGPRDGEGGPRGPRDGDNN
- a CDS encoding TolC family protein, which translates into the protein MAVTTSGRGSWWFVLGLSSVVGCATSSAKLDQPYQETILPADISETAAFDPSPAPIPNSQPPVQLASHQQSSEIQPPVLEPTTILPPAVHAFEQPTFSVAQAPAPVAVDNGMIGGLSLQQIQDLALANNPTIRQSSATAFAAQDYQYQVGRYANPNVGYTGSQLADQNTDQHLVFVEQEFVTAHKLQLNENVLGHAVQAQRWDVESQRFRVLTDVRMAFLDALVAQRRMEVIDNFQQVAAKGAELAEKRFKAMETAQSDQLQAEIQLNEVEVMRQQAQFKWDAAWQAMAAIAGVPEMSKSQLVGSLNPATGDLNWDDVYHNLLANSPELRSAYSRVSKTRANLSRQEVQAIPNLTAQLQAGHDNGTGSGMINVQVGAPIPVFNANRGNISAAYREYARATHSVKRVEMSLKARLAEVSRQYDSAMVAVKRYEEQILPKAKRTLDLAEQAYEAGEFSFIQVLIVRRTYFDTNLQYIESLGELAKAHAQIDGLLLTGGLDEPGDFQDGDTLRGQTFSQQ
- a CDS encoding DUF2569 domain-containing protein, which encodes MDPYTSPTLEPKPDDNQLTQEEKEKLNGLSGWLVLVGIGVVIGPLRIGAMMLMTYPPIFQTDTWALLTTPGSEHYKALWAPIIIAEIAINGLQLLACLYMIYLFFAKKAAFPKWYIGLSLFVTAFIVIDAFAVKMVLPEAPIFDQDTLRELVRSVVGCAIWVPYMLVSKRVKATFTN
- a CDS encoding DUF998 domain-containing protein; amino-acid sequence: MTVYIILLISFLLAWSLVGFALAILFLKFRWNLVGGFLLATFGWLPIVGLLGLLVFGIWTGKVSMSQIGLNEVELSQSENDYLASGIGFLLGMALGTFVGLWPRRNAEEKKERWARTWPLIRTFVAGGLAVLLAWGVFVLADWHASSKLKGLREKYAEQLATQEKLAPQQNKEAAAAHDDLLLSLMQESRPVWRGNVTDFQPMKTKFPEGFLLPDTKLLRAFVPGSKQINELRPLVDHYHEPLQQLPMLVLESDEQFQDWHPLVARLLAYDALVHLYDNDLDAVLLDLQLLRTMGTQLLDEQIDDCQSYQWFEFYRYLIFQAVLGKSSPVPADIYDEMLQPIPGLRLSIRRALKREMDESVVDWIDNLLAAPVVNNPTFSYWRMAAIERILYAENLPLIIEKMEQELDQYYVDEAQTYTPFGSISFPGFYNDYLWLDVTDFTGKMVFQTNFSASHFQRYEMVKLARQVATFQQKHDRYPDDDECLRMLSDVQMQAGIDLISFGKKNSDETVGVLIFLRRHHRLDDQMGIYLGDSFFRLVDYLQDLEIFDKDDANGRFIWKFDPQGQNMLKPTLPDFGEKAPVDPID
- a CDS encoding dihydrofolate reductase family protein, translated to MRKIVYFVTASLDGFIARPNGAIDWLIQAEGNEDFGFAQFLNSIDTVIQGRHTYEHVLSLRPYPYANQKNYVFSRKLFECQHAEIVRQPVSEFVGWLRSQPGQDIWLVGGGQLAAAFLEAGAIDELKVFVQPILLGEGIPLARHIGRDIRLTVKHSRDFSQGLVQIDFEVIK
- a CDS encoding PEP-CTERM sorting domain-containing protein, with the translated sequence MKLLPKTLLALLLLGCLGSVSQADMLSSNVFFGSGNSNQYFTVSQAGGVEIGMRAKLRYDPNDGNQPKNFDQSSDLGYAIEEGSYYFSTPNYGTDRAIWNLDWSVNSDFNQGTPASTTNKLSAFTYNINFDFDPAGAGSNSSTNYNPVNELYNDNSYGNKTTTSANDVTPGPLVFGFIPTAPFASDLNDDYTITQNSTNVGFSGLLPGTVTQNGIYTITFSVLDGLIPIATNQIKVYAGVNPPAAVPEPASMALFGMGVVGLIGGGAARKRLKQKREAANSNEG